Proteins from a single region of Diaphorobacter limosus:
- a CDS encoding winged helix-turn-helix transcriptional regulator: MSELDSIDRRILDLLQQNGRLTMTELGEQVGLSTSPCSQRVKRLEAQGVITGYHARVNPAALGRSLLVFVEITLAQKSEQIFKKVRDELQNMPEVLECHLISGSFDYLVKARLAGMSEYRSLLGSILQQMPVPAQSNSYVVMEEVKESFVVPLGRRP, from the coding sequence ATGTCTGAACTCGACTCCATAGACCGGCGCATCCTCGATCTTTTGCAGCAGAACGGCCGCCTGACCATGACCGAGCTGGGCGAGCAGGTGGGCCTGTCCACCTCGCCCTGCTCGCAGCGCGTCAAGCGCCTGGAGGCCCAGGGCGTGATCACCGGCTACCACGCGCGCGTGAACCCGGCCGCGCTGGGGCGCAGCCTGCTGGTGTTCGTCGAAATCACCCTGGCGCAGAAGTCCGAACAGATCTTCAAGAAGGTGCGCGACGAGCTGCAGAACATGCCCGAGGTGCTGGAATGCCATTTGATCTCGGGCAGCTTTGACTACCTGGTGAAGGCGCGGCTGGCCGGCATGTCCGAATACCGCAGCCTGCTCGGCTCCATCCTGCAGCAGATGCCGGTGCCGGCGCAGTCCAACAGCTATGTGGTGATGGAAGAGGTCAAGGAGAGCTTTGTCGTGCCCCTGGGCCGCAGGCCCTGA
- a CDS encoding MarR family winged helix-turn-helix transcriptional regulator, with protein MHLPPHDDDWRQTHLGRLLGHAMRRFDARVLQLMARDVQVPLALSNLAAREQVSAAHIHITRHLSLQGDRLTDLADRAGMTKQSMASLVDQCEAWGLVTRAADPHDARARLVRFTPTGLAWLQGFRAAVAQAEAEFREEVGPDVATVVALGLEAYANG; from the coding sequence ATGCATCTGCCACCCCATGACGATGACTGGCGCCAGACCCACCTGGGCCGCCTGCTGGGCCATGCCATGCGGCGCTTTGACGCGCGCGTGTTGCAGCTCATGGCGCGCGACGTGCAGGTGCCGCTGGCCCTGTCGAACCTGGCGGCGCGCGAGCAGGTGAGCGCCGCCCATATCCACATCACGCGCCATTTGTCGCTGCAGGGCGACCGGTTGACGGACCTGGCCGATCGCGCCGGCATGACCAAGCAGTCCATGGCCAGCCTGGTCGATCAATGCGAGGCCTGGGGCCTGGTGACGCGCGCGGCCGATCCGCATGACGCGCGCGCCCGGCTGGTGCGCTTCACGCCCACGGGCCTGGCCTGGCTGCAGGGTTTTCGCGCCGCCGTGGCCCAGGCCGAGGCCGAGTTCCGCGAAGAGGTGGGGCCGGATGTAGCCACCGTCGTGGCCCTGGGGCTGGAGGCCTATGCGAATGGCTGA